In Bacillota bacterium, the DNA window CGCCTGGCGGAGGGCAGGGTGGCCCTGCCCGACTTCGTCAAGCAGGCTGCGGCCCCAGCAGAGCCGCCAGGCGCCGGCCCTGCTCGGTGAGCATCCAGGCCGAAGCGGGCCCTCCCGCGCCCCCCCGTGCGGCTCTACCCGAACCCGGCCGGCACGAGGACGCCATCGGACAAGCACCGCAGCCCGATCGCGGCGGCGCAAGATCGCAGGGGCGGGAGCCTTTCCCCGCCGGAGCCGCCGGCGTCGCAGGAGCCGGGGCCACCAGGCCGATCGCGTTCAACTGTCGCAGCATCAGTCTGAGCGAATCCTGGCTCACGCCGAGCTGCCGGGCGAGTTCGGCGCTGGAGATCGCCTTCTGCTCCGCTACGGCTGCCAGAAGCCGGCGAAGCGGCCTCACAGGACGCCCGCTCCGCTCCAGGCCCGCATGGCCAGCTTGAAGACCGCAAAGGCCAAAAGCGCCGCCAGGGAAACGTTGTAGGCCATGGTGAAAAGCGTCCAGCGCAGTGACCTTGTCTCCTGGTAAATGGTGGTCGCCGTCGCCAGGCAGGGCGTGTAGAACGCGTAGAAGACGAGGTAGGCAAGGGCCTGCGGGATGCTGACCGCCGAACGCAGCGCGGCCGCCAGGCCCTCCTCGGCGCCGCCGGCGTAGAGCACCGCCAGCGTGGGCAGCGTCGCCTCCTTGGCCACGAAGCCCGGGAAGAACGAGACGATCATCCGCCAGTCCAGGCCCAGAGGGGCGCCGATCGGGGCCAGGGCCCGCCCGAGCGTTCCCAGGATGCTGTCTTCGATCCGGCCGTGCGGGAAGTACGACATCGCCCAGACCACCACGGTCATCGGCGCAATGATGGCGGCGGCCCGCCGCAGGAAGTGGACGCTCTGCTGCCACGCGTACAGCCCGGCGTTGCGCAAATTGGGCACCCGGTACGGGGGAAGCTCGATCATGAAGGGGTGTTCTTCGCCCCTCAGGGCGGTGCGGTAGAGAACCCAGCTGACCGCCAGCACCAGCACGACCCCCAGGGCGTACAGGCCGCCGAGAACGTACGCGCCCGCCCCCCCGGGAAAGAAGACCGAAGCCAGGAAGCTTATCACCACGAGCCGCGCCGAACAGATGACGAGCGGCGACACCAGGATGCTGACCACCCTGGACCGCTGGGACGGCGCCGTGCGGGCAGCCATCACCGCAGGGACGTTGCATCCGTAACCGATCATCAACCCGATCCCGGCCTTGCCCTGCAGACCGAACCGGCCAATGAGCCTGTCCAGCACGAACGCGGCGCGCGCGAAGTACCCCGAGTCCTCCAGCAGGCCCAAGAACAAGAAGAAGGCGGCCACCAGCGGGGCAAACAGCGCCACCGCGGCCACCCCGTTGATGACGCCGTCACGAACCAGCGCCACGGCCCAGGCGGGGAGCCGGCCTCCGAGCACCTCCACCGCCGCCTGGCCCAGGGCCGCAAACGCTGAATCCATCAGGTCCTGGAGCGGCCCGGCCAGGCGGAACGCACCCCAGATGCCGGCCGCGAGGAGCAAAACGGCAAGCGGCGGGCCGGCCAACCGGCCGGTCACGAAAGCGTCCAGGCGGTCGCTGAACGTCATCCCGGCTTCCGCGTCCTGACCGGATTCCCGGGCGTCTTGCACAAGCGCGCCGATCCAGGCGTAGCGCTCGTCGGCCACCTGGAGCGGTCCGTCCAGCGAAGGCGCGCCGCCCGCGGCGGCCATCTCCCGGAGCGCGCCGGTCAGGTAGGCGGCGCCATCCCGGGCGTGCCCGTTTTGCGATGCAAGCCGCGCCAGCACCTCCGGATCCTGCTCGATCACTTTCACGGCGGCCCAGCGCCGCGGAAGGCCCGCAGAGTACGGGATACCTGCGGCGATCTCCTGGATGAGGGCTTCGACCGAGTGCCCGAACCGTACGCGGGGCTCCGCCGGCGGGATCTGCCCGTTCACGGCGGCTTCGAGCAGGCGGAGCAGGGCGTCGAGGCCGCGTCCCGTGGAACCGGCCACCTCAACCACGGGGACACCCAGCCCGGCCTGGAGGCGTTGCACATTGAAGCGCAGCCCCTTGGCCTCTGCCAGGTCGGTCATGGTCAGCGCGACGACGAGCGGCGACTCCAGGTCGAGGAGTTCCGTCGTCAGGTAGAGGTTGCGTTCCAGGTTTGCGGCATCCACCGCGTTGATGACCAGATCGGGCTTCCCCTCCAGCAAGAACTCCCGCGCCACCGCCTCCTCCAGCGTGTGGGGGCTGAGCGAGTAGATGCCCGGAAGG includes these proteins:
- a CDS encoding FeoC-like transcriptional regulator, giving the protein MRPLRRLLAAVAEQKAISSAELARQLGVSQDSLRLMLRQLNAIGLVAPAPATPAAPAGKGSRPCDLAPPRSGCGACPMASSCRPGSGRAARGGAGGPASAWMLTEQGRRLAALLGPQPA
- the feoB gene encoding ferrous iron transport protein B, translated to MSCHGAGHPLSTPPTTSRPFTVALVGNPNVGKSSLFNLLTGLHQRVGNWPGKTVERREGFLKVAGREVVVTDLPGIYSLSPHTLEEAVAREFLLEGKPDLVINAVDAANLERNLYLTTELLDLESPLVVALTMTDLAEAKGLRFNVQRLQAGLGVPVVEVAGSTGRGLDALLRLLEAAVNGQIPPAEPRVRFGHSVEALIQEIAAGIPYSAGLPRRWAAVKVIEQDPEVLARLASQNGHARDGAAYLTGALREMAAAGGAPSLDGPLQVADERYAWIGALVQDARESGQDAEAGMTFSDRLDAFVTGRLAGPPLAVLLLAAGIWGAFRLAGPLQDLMDSAFAALGQAAVEVLGGRLPAWAVALVRDGVINGVAAVALFAPLVAAFFLFLGLLEDSGYFARAAFVLDRLIGRFGLQGKAGIGLMIGYGCNVPAVMAARTAPSQRSRVVSILVSPLVICSARLVVISFLASVFFPGGAGAYVLGGLYALGVVLVLAVSWVLYRTALRGEEHPFMIELPPYRVPNLRNAGLYAWQQSVHFLRRAAAIIAPMTVVVWAMSYFPHGRIEDSILGTLGRALAPIGAPLGLDWRMIVSFFPGFVAKEATLPTLAVLYAGGAEEGLAAALRSAVSIPQALAYLVFYAFYTPCLATATTIYQETRSLRWTLFTMAYNVSLAALLAFAVFKLAMRAWSGAGVL